CTTATTATTAAAAAGTAAGCTTCTCTCTCTCTTGTGGTGACTGGCCGTGCTGTCGGCTGGTACGGGCCTCATGAAACGAACGATTTTCATCATCCGGATTTTCTTCTTCGTTCTGTGCGTGATCGGAGCTTGGCTGATCCGCTACGCGGCCGGCTATGAGGGGACGGAGAAACTAGGCTCCTACCTGCTTTTCGGGTCACTCCTGGGTGCGCTGACGATCCTGGTTGATATCTTTCTAAAAGGCTTCTCCCTGCGCGGCCTGACGGCGCTGACCTTTGGCTTGGGCATGGGTGCCTTGATCGCCTTGCTCATATCGATTTCGCCTCTTTTTGAGCAGGGGGACCCTGAGACTATTTTTCTGGTTCGGCTCAGCCTGTATATCATCAGCATGTACTTGGGCGCGGTGATCGCCTTGCGCGGCCGCGATGAGTTTAACCTCGTCATTCCCTATGTCCGTTTCGTCCCCCAATCCGTAGACGTGGGCGTAGTTGTCGTTGATACCAGTGCGCTGATCGATGGTCGCCTCGTGGGCATCTGCAAGAGCGGTTTTCTCTCCTCAGAGGTCGTTGTGCCTCGTTTCGTGATGGATGAGCTGCAGCGCATCGCAGATGCGCGTGATCCCCAGCGCCAGGCCAAGGGGCGTAAGGGACTACAAGTCCTGAGTGAGCTCAGGAAGATTCCGCACGTGACCGTCTCTATTCACGAGAGCGAGGTGGGGTCGCACCAGAGCGTGGAAGACAAGTTGATCTTCGTGACGAAGAACCTGAAGGCCAAGCTGCTGACCACGGATTATAACCTGGCCAAAGTCGCAGAGTTTCAGGGGATTCGCTGGCTCAACATTAACGACCTGGTACGCGCTCTGAGCACAGAGGTATCGGTCGGAGATAAGTTTGACCTGGATTTGATCAAACCGGGGAAGGAGAGCGACCAGGCCGTCGGATATATCTCGGATGGTTCGATGGTGGTGGTGAATAACGCCTCCGACATGATCGGCCAGAGTGTCCATGTCGAGGTTGTCAGTGTGATGCCCTCGGCGGGTGGAAAGCTTATCTTCGCACGTTTGATTCACTAGCTAAACCGCTATTAGTAAAAATCATGCTAATTTTGCGGGCGTCGGTTTTGAGCTTGTAAGATAACGCTGTATCACTAACTTGTTCAATGATGGGTTATTGCCCATATGTCTATAATATCATATAAAAACAGGAGAATATCATGAACAAGAAATCCAAGAAGGGTTTTACCCTCGTCGAAATTATGATTGTCGTGGTCATCATCGGCCTCCTCGCCGCTATGGCCGTTCCCGCCTTTAACAAGGTGCGCCAGGAATCCCGCAAGAAGACCATCACCAACAACCTCCGCCAGGTGGCTTCCGCTGGCCAGCGGTACCTGCTTGAAGATGGTAGCGTCACCACCGTTAACTACACCAGCCTTGCTGGCGTGTACTTCGGTGAAATCGCAACCGTTGCTGGTGAAAACTACCAGACCCTCACGGTGGATGAAGGCAGCGGCAAGCTCGTGGTCGAAATGGCCGACGGCGATAAGGTGACTTATTCCTACTAAGTCATTGACCGTTTAATTTTCAGCCGCTCATAGTTTCTATGAGCGGCTTTTTTATTTCTACTTATGCAAAACGTCAGGCGCCTACTCCTGTTTCTCCTCGTTGGCCTTTTTGCGTTTCAATTGGGCTACTTCTCGTTTGGTGACTGGCAGGCCGTTACTTTTTTCCAGTACATCGGGTATTGGGTCGTTGTCGGGTCTCTTTTCTTGTTCGGCTATCTGCTCTGGCGTGCATACCGAAAGGAATTACCCAGGATCGCTGCTTATATGCGCTCACGTGTCGGGCTGCTGGGGGTGCTTGTGGCGCTGTTGGGGACCGCTTTTCTGTTCCGCGCGGAGCCACCGGGGTTTCGCACGATCATGGATGAGCACGTGCTGGCCTCTACTTCGATGGCGCTGCATGAGATCCGCCAGCCCTGTAGCTATGGCAGGATCGTCTCGGTCTATGCCGAGCCGATGCGCTTAAAGGCCGTGATCGATAAGCGTCCTATCCTACAACCCACACTGGTCTCCATGGTGCATGATCTGACGGGGTATCGGGCGTACAACGGGGTGTACCTGAACTGGGCCATCATGCCCCTGATGTTATTCGGCTTGTATGTGCTGGCCGAGAGGATGGGTGGCCTGAAGACCGGGGTGGGGGCCGTCGCCCTGCTTATTACCTTGCCCTTGCTGGGGTATATTGGGGCGGGCGGAGGATTGGAGCCTCTAAACCTGTTCTTCATTGTGCTGACCTGTCTGCTGGGGGCGTTTTACCTCCAGGCGCCGGATGGTTGGCGACTGGGGGCATTTGCATTCAGCGGGATCCTGCTGTCGCAATGCCGTTACGAGTCGGGTATCTTTATTGTTCCTGTTGGTTTGATCATTATCTGGTCCTGGATCAGAGACAGGCGTTTGCTGGTGCCCTGGGCGCTGATTGTGTGTCCCTTGTTCCTGGTGCCGCTACTGTGGCATCAACGGATTTTTCGTGTCAGCGAGGCGCTTTGGCAGATGGGGAGCGGAGGGCACGAGATGGAGCCCTTTGGTTTGAAATACGTCTACGACAACTTCGGGCGGGCGGTTGGCTTTTTCTTCGATGGCAGCTATGGCGTCCCTAACTCCTGGCTGCTGGTGGGCTTGGGTTTTGTCGCCTTGTTGCTGCTTTTGGTTTCAGGGGCCAGGCAGTGGCAGGATTTTCGTAAGCTCAATGGCGCCTTGCAGGCGGGTGTTCTTTTTCTGCCGGGCTTTCTGATTCTGTTTGTGTTGCTGCTGGGCTACGGTTGGGAGTTCGACAACCAGATCATTCAGCGCCTGAGTTTGCCCTTGCACCTGCCGCTGGCGGTAGCGGGGGCTTACCTGGTTTTCAGTTACGTGAGCAATCGTTTGTTTCAGCGAGTGGCGGTGGCTGTTCTCATTTTCTACTTCCTGGCTTACGCCTATCCGGCGACGACTCAGCGTTTGTATGCGAAAACCTACCAGGCCGGTTATGATTTCCGACTGGCCGAGAAGTTTATGCATCAGCACGAGGGCGAGCGGATGATGTTTGTCGCGGAGAATGTGCCCTTCTTCTCGCTTTTCGGGGCGGATATACTGCCGACCGCTGATGCGAACAGACGCAAGCGCGCTTTCAAGTTTTTCCTGACCCAGCCGAACACGCAGCCAATTTACTACTTCCGCCGTATGTCCTATGACCCTACGACGAAGACGTTCAAGTCGGCGACGCACTCTAATCTGGACGAGGATTTCGTGACCGAGCTGGTCTGGGAGGAAGCCTACTCCCAGCTCTATAAGGTACAGGTGATGCGCATTACGGATGTCGAAGGCGTCGAGTCCGAAGAACCCGAAACGTACAAGGACATGGCCGAGTACCTGAAAATACTGGGTCGAAACGTACCATGAGCAGTGAGCCTGGGAGTATCTCCGGAGTGGAGCCCGGCCAGATGCGCGCGGCGCGTTACTATCGCTGGGCATCGTTGTTGTTGTTTGCGGTGGTTGGCATGCTTGCCCTGCACACGCTTCCAGACTACGGGGTGAGCTGGGATGAGTACTTCCGCTGGAAGGGCGGTCAGCAAAAGCTTCTCTATTACCAGACGCTCTTTGCCGGGGGTGATGCGCGGAGCGTGTTACCGGCTGAGGATTTTTATCCCGGCTTTTTCGACCTCAATGTCGCTATGCTCAACGAGGTGCTGCCCTTCGGGCTGGTGGCACTGGGACACGGTATGAGTTTGGCCTTTGGTCTGGCAACGGTGGTCGCTGTCTGGGCGATTGGCCGGATGCTGGGAGGAGAGCGGTTGGGGTTCTGGTGTGCCGTCTTTCTGCTGATGATCCCCCGATTTTACGGGCACATGTTTTTCAACCCCAAGGACATCCCCTTTGCGGCAATGATGGCCTGGTCGCTGTACTTCCTGCTTCGGTGGGGGCGGTGGCTGCCGAAGCCGCGTCTGGGGGCGACGCTCGCCCTGGGGGTTGTCGTCGGTCTGACCTTGGCGACCCGGATCGGAGGGATGGTCGTTTTGGCCTACATTGCCGGATACGCGGGGTTAATCCTGCTGCGGGAATTAATGTGCGGGGGAGGCTTTAGCCGCCAGTGGTGGCTGGGAGTTTTACGGGTCGCGATGCACGGGCTCGTGATCGGTGGAGTGGCGCTGCTGGTTTTGATCCCGTGGTGGCCGATGATCCACGACAACCCATTGTTCCGGATCGTGGAAGCGTTTCAGGTGGTCTCAAAATATCCCTGGAACGGCATGGTCTTGTTCGGTGGCGATATGATTCTGGCGAGCGATTTACCCTGGACGTACCTGCCTGTGTGGCTCGGGATTTCACTGCCGGACTTCCTGCTGTTGGCTTTGGCCGGGGGGTTGGTCTTGCTGCTTTTGCGTTGGCGTAACGCTGCCCGCACACTGGTTTCGCCCGAAGGGCTGCCGTGGGCCATGGTCACGGTGGCAACGGCTTTCCCACTGGTCTATATTTTGGTTCGCCACTCAGTTGTTTATGACGGGATTCGCCATGTCCTGTTTATCCTTCCGCCGCTGGCCTGTCTGGGAGCCCTGGCCTGGGTCAAGGTGTTGGATGCGCTTGCCGTTGGGGCATTGCTGTGGCGTCGGTTGGCTGTCGCGGTGACAGCGGTTTTAATGCTTATCCAGCTTGGGGTGCTCTATGCGCTGCATCCCTACGAATACGTTTACTTCAACCAACTGAGCGGTGGGCTGGAGAATAAGCACGGCCGATACGAGACGGAGTATTGGGCTACCTCTACGAAGGAGATGCTCGACTGGTTAAACCTTAATGCGCCCGAGGGGCAAACTCGCGTGATGGTCGGTCGGGTTTTTTCGCCTGCCGCTGTGCTGTTTCGTCCTGAGCGGCTGGAGCTCGTCACCACAGCCACTGGATCAGACTTTTTTATGGGGCTGACCCGAGGTGGTCAGGATGCCGCGCAAGACGGTGAGCCCGTCTACGTCGTCGAGCGTTTTGGAGTGCCCTTTGGAGTGATCAAGGACATACGGGGCTACACGCCGTCGAGTCCTGATGGTGAGGGAGCCGGGCCGGGGACGTCGGCTACGGTCGAGGCTGTACCGCCTGAGAACGCAACTGCTGCGAAAGAGCGACAGGCGCAAGGCCAGCCTGACTCGGAGCAGTGATATCTTCCGTCAATGCGTCTAACTCGCCGATGATGCAGGCTCCACCGTATGGGTCGATTTGTCGTCGGTTCGCTCAATGATTTTCGCGCTGCCATCATGGCGCTGAAAGCGAATGATGAGCTCGCCGATCACGCCGAGTGAAATCAACTGCATGCCCAGCAGCATCAGCAGGATGCCCAGGAAGAACAGGGGGCGTCCGGCGATAGCGACTCCGGCGATAAGCTTCATGCACGAGATGTAGAACAGAATCAGGAAGCCGAGGCTGCTGGAGGCTAGGCCCAGCCCACCGAAAAGGTGTCCGGGGCGGTCCAGAAATCGGGTGGTCGCCAGCACGGTGAGCAGATCGAGCATCCCCTTGATGTAGCGCTTCCAGCCGTACTTGGAGACGCCGTGCTCGCGGGGGTGGTGCTTGACGGGGATCTCCGTCACGCTGAAGCCCTCGGCATGGGCGAGCACCGGCACATAGCGGTGCAGCTCGCCGTAGAGGTTCAGATGCGGGAGCACCTCGCGGCGGTAGGCTTTGAACCCGCAGTTCATGTCGTGGAGCTTAACCCCGCCTGCGCGGCAGGCCACGGCATTATATAGCTTCGAGGGCAGGCGTTTTTCCAGCGGGTCTTGGCGGTCTTTTTTCCAGCCACTGACCAGATCGTAGCCCTCGTCGAGTTTCTTCAGGAAGTGCGGAATCTCCTCCGGGTCGTCTTGCAGGTCGGCATCGAGTGTGAAAACAATTTTCCCCCGCGCCTCCTGAAAGCCTGCCGCCAGTGCGGCTGCCTTACCGAAGTTGCGCCGGAAGCGCAGGCCGCGCACTTCCTCGTGGGCTTCGGCCAGCTCATCGATACGCTGCCATGAGGTATCTGTGCTGCCGTCGTCGACAAATATCACCTCAAAGCCCCCGAGCTGCTCCTCCTGAATGACGGCAGTAATCTTGTTGAACAGCGTTTCGATCGTTTCGCCCTCGTTCAGTACGGGGATGATAAACGATAGGGGTAAAGTGGGGGCATCAGCGGCGTCCATAGCGTATTCGTGGTGACTTTACTTTGACGTGCAGGCGCTCGATGGCAAGACCCTGCTGCCTGCATGGGGTACGCTTTACGGCTTATTCACATCAGTGATAGGTGCGGTTAAAAACTGGAGGTACTGCTGCTCCTGTTTGCTGAGAGAGGTGGGATCGGCTTGTGCGCGTGAAGTGATATCCAAAAGTGGAGAGGGGGATATCAGGGGGCGCGTCTGGCGAGTGTCGCCCAGATTCGTGATCTGGAGCATGGCGGTGGCATCGCTGGCTGCGGTGTCTGCCAGTGGCTGTCCCTCCGGGGGGAGAAGGCTCTGCCAGGTGCGCCGGGCGGCTTCCTGCTGACCGAGTTTATACTGGATCACTCCCAGAACCCAGCGGGCCTGCCGCGAGTTTTGGGCAGCGGCTTGCGCGATGGATAGAAAGCTTTCTGCCGTAGCAGTATCGGGCGGTGGCATCGCACCGCTGAGCCAGAGGTTAAACTGCGCCAGCACGATCAGCTCGGAGGCTTCAGGAGATGGGCGCAGGGCTTGGCTTTCGTTTGCCCAGTGCAGGGTGTCCGCATCCCATGCCAGCTCATTGGAGGCTTGGGCCAGCAGCAGGTAGTCCTCGCTGGTCGTGTCTGTATCCGGCTTCACAAACGCGTTTAGTGCGCTCAGACCGAAAATGATCACCCCGAACGCCACGCCGGCTATCGCCCATTTGCTACGCGTGAGCAGGAGGGAGCATGCCGGGACACAGCCACCGGCGAGTACGGCCAGTAGGGGAACCAGCGGCAGCCGGAAGCGTGCGCTCACGTAGTACAGTAAGACTCCGGCCGAGTAGGCCAGCCCCCAAAGCAACACGAGGCGCACTCCGCTCTTTCTCCAGAAAATAAAGGCCCCTGCGAGCCCCAGCCCCAGCAGCAGCGCCCACCCCAGTGGGTTCCATCGTAGCCAGGGGGACAGCTCCTTGTGAAAGGAGTAAGTCTTGTTGTTATAGGGCTCGTAATTATCCAGCAGCAGCCCGGTCTTACGGGCCATCAGACCGAGCCAGTCCATGGGTTGATCGATGATGGTCTTGAGCGCACGGCCCCGCCAGTAGGAGCTTTCCGCCGCAGGGTTTTCTCCGGCGGGTTGGCTGGTCGCCTGCATGTAGAGGATGGCTGATTCCTGCCGGGCCGGGTTCAGGTAGCCGCCGTTGAGTGAGGACACGTTGATGCTCTGGGCGTAGTAGGCGCCGTTGGCTCCGGGCTTGTTCGCAGCCCACAAGTTGTAGCCACCCTGTGTCGGCAGGGGGCTGAAGCTCCCGCTGCGTGCGAGATTGATGCCGCCGTAGATTATCACGCCGGCGACGAGCGGCACGCCTGCGGCCAGTGCCAGACGCCACGAGCGCGGCCAGAGTACAAACGGCGTGACGATCGCCACGGGCAACAAGTGCGGGCGTGTGTAGACACCCAGAATCAGGAATACCCCGGCGAGCACGGCTTGGCGTAGTCGTCCCGATCGGTGTGCCCTAAGAGCCTGCTCGCAGCCCAGCAGCAGCCACGTGATGCCCAGTGTGATATCCAGCGGGTCGGCGGCGAAGTGCAGCAGCACGGGATTGAACCCCACGAGCAGACCGCTCAGTACGGCTGCTCTCGTCGAGCCCCACAGCCGCTGGCTCATGCGCAGAACCAGCACGACATTGATCAGGTGAAAGAGACCGTTGAGCAGGCGCGCCAGGGCAGGCATCCACTCGGCGGGAAACCCTAACCGCAGCGGCAGGGAAAGGAGAAAAGGGTAGAGGGGAGCCCGGTAAAAAGGCTCGCTGGCCAGATTGCCGCTGGCCATTTGGGCGGCCAGTTGTAGGTTTTCGCGTCCATCGAGGACGGGGGTCATGCCCAGGGCTGTGCCGCTGTACCACACCAGAAACCCGACCGTATACAGCGCGCTGAGGCAGAGCACCCAGATGGGCCAGCGGGGACGTTCGGGGTGCAGGGCAGAACTTTGCATGGGGTCGGCAGTAAAGCGTTGTCGGGGTTTAGGTACAATGCCTAAGCTACCGCCCATGCTCAAGCTCTTGCTGCGCCACCGGATCAAGGTCGTCCTGGCTCTCCTGCTCGGGGTGGCTGCCGTGGCCGGAGTCCTGATCTGGGGGGTGCCCTTCGGGCTGGATGAGGTGATGCGCGCCAAGGACGCGATACTGGCTTGGCTGGAGGATACGCATCCTGCGCTGATGGTTTGTGCCATCGGCTTTTTGCCCCTGATCGGGTTTCCCGTGAGCCCCATGCTCATCCTGGCAGGCATCGCCTACGGGGGTGCCGTGGGCTTGGCCGTTGGGGTGGGGGGCATTGCCCTGAACAACGCCCTGGGATTCGGGATCGCCGCCTGGCTGCGTGAGCCGGTGCGGGCCTGGCTGGAGAGGCGTGGCGTGCGCGTGCCTGAGGTGGAGCCGAGGGATTTTGTAAAGGTCGTGCTGCTGTTCCGGATTGTGCCAGGCTTTCCCGCTACCTTTCAGAACTATATCCTGGGCCTGACGCGGATTCCGTTTTTCACCTATTTCTGGGTTTCACTGATCCCGCAGGTCATCGTGGTGGCTGGCTTCGTGCTGACCGGAGGGGCGCTCTTTGAGGGGCGCTGGGGAGTCGTACTGCTCGGCGTCAGCTTGTTGCTTGTTTTCGGGATTGTCGGACGGCTCATGCAGGAGCACCGTAAAAAGAATACACTGAACAATGGCGCTGGACCTGACAACACCCCACGATGACGCGATCCTCTCGGTCGGTGACTTCACCCGCCAGGTGAAGGAGCTGCTGGAGTCGAACCTGCCTCCGTGCTGGGTGCGGGGGGAAATCTCCAACCTGCGCCGCCAGCAAAGCGGGCACGTTTATTTCACCCTCAAGGATAGCCGCAGCCAGCTCTCGTGCGTGCTGTTTCGTGGAGACGCCATGCGCCAGCGCGCCGAGCTGCGCGACGGGCTCCAGGTCGTCGTCTACGGGCAAGTCAGCGTCTACGAGCCACGCGGCACGCACCAGCTCATCTGCCGCGTGGTGATGGAGGATGGGGCCGGGCGGCTTCAGCAGGAGTTTGAGCGGCTCAAGCAGAAGCTCTCCGCCGAAGGGCTCTTTGATGCGGAGCGTAAGCGTCCGCTGCCGTCTCTACCGCGCGCGGTGGGCTTTGTCACATCGCCGACAGGGGCAGCCATTCGCGACTTTCTCAGCATCCTTGCCCGTCGTGGTTGGCGAGGGCGCATCGTCGTCATCCCTGCTCAGGTGCAGGGTAATGGCGCGGCTGAGCAGATCGTGGCTGGTATCGAGGCCGCACAGAGGGTGGACGGCCTCGACCTGCTCGTCGTGGGCAGGGGAGGTGGCAGCCTTGAAGACTTGTGGTGCTTCAACGAGGAGATTGTGG
This genomic interval from Ruficoccus sp. ZRK36 contains the following:
- a CDS encoding twitching motility protein PilT, yielding MKRTIFIIRIFFFVLCVIGAWLIRYAAGYEGTEKLGSYLLFGSLLGALTILVDIFLKGFSLRGLTALTFGLGMGALIALLISISPLFEQGDPETIFLVRLSLYIISMYLGAVIALRGRDEFNLVIPYVRFVPQSVDVGVVVVDTSALIDGRLVGICKSGFLSSEVVVPRFVMDELQRIADARDPQRQAKGRKGLQVLSELRKIPHVTVSIHESEVGSHQSVEDKLIFVTKNLKAKLLTTDYNLAKVAEFQGIRWLNINDLVRALSTEVSVGDKFDLDLIKPGKESDQAVGYISDGSMVVVNNASDMIGQSVHVEVVSVMPSAGGKLIFARLIH
- a CDS encoding prepilin-type N-terminal cleavage/methylation domain-containing protein; protein product: MNKKSKKGFTLVEIMIVVVIIGLLAAMAVPAFNKVRQESRKKTITNNLRQVASAGQRYLLEDGSVTTVNYTSLAGVYFGEIATVAGENYQTLTVDEGSGKLVVEMADGDKVTYSY
- a CDS encoding glycosyltransferase family 39 protein yields the protein MQNVRRLLLFLLVGLFAFQLGYFSFGDWQAVTFFQYIGYWVVVGSLFLFGYLLWRAYRKELPRIAAYMRSRVGLLGVLVALLGTAFLFRAEPPGFRTIMDEHVLASTSMALHEIRQPCSYGRIVSVYAEPMRLKAVIDKRPILQPTLVSMVHDLTGYRAYNGVYLNWAIMPLMLFGLYVLAERMGGLKTGVGAVALLITLPLLGYIGAGGGLEPLNLFFIVLTCLLGAFYLQAPDGWRLGAFAFSGILLSQCRYESGIFIVPVGLIIIWSWIRDRRLLVPWALIVCPLFLVPLLWHQRIFRVSEALWQMGSGGHEMEPFGLKYVYDNFGRAVGFFFDGSYGVPNSWLLVGLGFVALLLLLVSGARQWQDFRKLNGALQAGVLFLPGFLILFVLLLGYGWEFDNQIIQRLSLPLHLPLAVAGAYLVFSYVSNRLFQRVAVAVLIFYFLAYAYPATTQRLYAKTYQAGYDFRLAEKFMHQHEGERMMFVAENVPFFSLFGADILPTADANRRKRAFKFFLTQPNTQPIYYFRRMSYDPTTKTFKSATHSNLDEDFVTELVWEEAYSQLYKVQVMRITDVEGVESEEPETYKDMAEYLKILGRNVP
- a CDS encoding glycosyltransferase family 39 protein; this encodes MSSEPGSISGVEPGQMRAARYYRWASLLLFAVVGMLALHTLPDYGVSWDEYFRWKGGQQKLLYYQTLFAGGDARSVLPAEDFYPGFFDLNVAMLNEVLPFGLVALGHGMSLAFGLATVVAVWAIGRMLGGERLGFWCAVFLLMIPRFYGHMFFNPKDIPFAAMMAWSLYFLLRWGRWLPKPRLGATLALGVVVGLTLATRIGGMVVLAYIAGYAGLILLRELMCGGGFSRQWWLGVLRVAMHGLVIGGVALLVLIPWWPMIHDNPLFRIVEAFQVVSKYPWNGMVLFGGDMILASDLPWTYLPVWLGISLPDFLLLALAGGLVLLLLRWRNAARTLVSPEGLPWAMVTVATAFPLVYILVRHSVVYDGIRHVLFILPPLACLGALAWVKVLDALAVGALLWRRLAVAVTAVLMLIQLGVLYALHPYEYVYFNQLSGGLENKHGRYETEYWATSTKEMLDWLNLNAPEGQTRVMVGRVFSPAAVLFRPERLELVTTATGSDFFMGLTRGGQDAAQDGEPVYVVERFGVPFGVIKDIRGYTPSSPDGEGAGPGTSATVEAVPPENATAAKERQAQGQPDSEQ
- a CDS encoding glycosyltransferase family 2 protein, translating into MDAADAPTLPLSFIIPVLNEGETIETLFNKITAVIQEEQLGGFEVIFVDDGSTDTSWQRIDELAEAHEEVRGLRFRRNFGKAAALAAGFQEARGKIVFTLDADLQDDPEEIPHFLKKLDEGYDLVSGWKKDRQDPLEKRLPSKLYNAVACRAGGVKLHDMNCGFKAYRREVLPHLNLYGELHRYVPVLAHAEGFSVTEIPVKHHPREHGVSKYGWKRYIKGMLDLLTVLATTRFLDRPGHLFGGLGLASSSLGFLILFYISCMKLIAGVAIAGRPLFFLGILLMLLGMQLISLGVIGELIIRFQRHDGSAKIIERTDDKSTHTVEPASSAS
- a CDS encoding glycosyltransferase family 39 protein, translated to MQSSALHPERPRWPIWVLCLSALYTVGFLVWYSGTALGMTPVLDGRENLQLAAQMASGNLASEPFYRAPLYPFLLSLPLRLGFPAEWMPALARLLNGLFHLINVVLVLRMSQRLWGSTRAAVLSGLLVGFNPVLLHFAADPLDITLGITWLLLGCEQALRAHRSGRLRQAVLAGVFLILGVYTRPHLLPVAIVTPFVLWPRSWRLALAAGVPLVAGVIIYGGINLARSGSFSPLPTQGGYNLWAANKPGANGAYYAQSINVSSLNGGYLNPARQESAILYMQATSQPAGENPAAESSYWRGRALKTIIDQPMDWLGLMARKTGLLLDNYEPYNNKTYSFHKELSPWLRWNPLGWALLLGLGLAGAFIFWRKSGVRLVLLWGLAYSAGVLLYYVSARFRLPLVPLLAVLAGGCVPACSLLLTRSKWAIAGVAFGVIIFGLSALNAFVKPDTDTTSEDYLLLAQASNELAWDADTLHWANESQALRPSPEASELIVLAQFNLWLSGAMPPPDTATAESFLSIAQAAAQNSRQARWVLGVIQYKLGQQEAARRTWQSLLPPEGQPLADTAASDATAMLQITNLGDTRQTRPLISPSPLLDITSRAQADPTSLSKQEQQYLQFLTAPITDVNKP
- a CDS encoding VTT domain-containing protein; the protein is MPKLPPMLKLLLRHRIKVVLALLLGVAAVAGVLIWGVPFGLDEVMRAKDAILAWLEDTHPALMVCAIGFLPLIGFPVSPMLILAGIAYGGAVGLAVGVGGIALNNALGFGIAAWLREPVRAWLERRGVRVPEVEPRDFVKVVLLFRIVPGFPATFQNYILGLTRIPFFTYFWVSLIPQVIVVAGFVLTGGALFEGRWGVVLLGVSLLLVFGIVGRLMQEHRKKNTLNNGAGPDNTPR
- the xseA gene encoding exodeoxyribonuclease VII large subunit, with the protein product MALDLTTPHDDAILSVGDFTRQVKELLESNLPPCWVRGEISNLRRQQSGHVYFTLKDSRSQLSCVLFRGDAMRQRAELRDGLQVVVYGQVSVYEPRGTHQLICRVVMEDGAGRLQQEFERLKQKLSAEGLFDAERKRPLPSLPRAVGFVTSPTGAAIRDFLSILARRGWRGRIVVIPAQVQGNGAAEQIVAGIEAAQRVDGLDLLVVGRGGGSLEDLWCFNEEIVARAVAACSLPVISAVGHEIDFTLSDFAADKRAETPSAAAELISSGYLEMLDRLDLARDGLHELAARTLERLGHRLDAAGSGLERRHPQPRLEQASLRLDDLNNRLRSGLRHILSDRRSVLKDSIHKLAAYTPESVLRVAGVELKAARERTERASSVQLRQKREYLKQLRTRLENASLKKALDRGFAVARDERGELVCAKSGLKPGQRLALDFRDGEILVRVEDM